From Cohaesibacter gelatinilyticus, the proteins below share one genomic window:
- a CDS encoding NAD-dependent epimerase/dehydratase family protein — translation MVKCLVTGGTGFVGGAVIDQLVLQGFEVTNFDICKPCQQHTSSRVRYIVGDVRDEGAILEEIRSVDWVFHLAGVLGTHELFDRARLAIDTNIVGTLNVLEAIKRYNRNTRLFIPAKPNEWNNVYSVTSAAVEKLTLSYAETYGLDTRILRLWNLYGPGQSISPVRKMVPTFFAQAIIGNPIEIFGDGDEEVRLIYIEDAAKTILSTMFSNLPKTPLEISASTKLTVSDVAKKILSVTKSNAAIENIKMRRGEQSGMYFSSLPAVEGFINNNFYTSINEGIEKSYEWYSNISFNELKIELKKISMDLK, via the coding sequence ATGGTTAAGTGTTTGGTGACCGGAGGAACTGGCTTTGTAGGTGGAGCAGTCATCGATCAATTAGTTCTTCAAGGTTTTGAAGTAACAAATTTCGATATTTGCAAACCTTGCCAACAGCACACTTCATCTAGGGTGCGTTACATAGTCGGGGACGTTAGAGACGAAGGCGCGATCTTAGAAGAAATACGAAGCGTAGATTGGGTGTTTCATCTAGCGGGTGTTCTGGGAACACACGAGTTATTTGATCGTGCGCGGCTTGCTATAGATACTAACATCGTCGGCACCCTAAATGTCTTAGAAGCAATCAAAAGATATAATCGAAACACACGATTATTTATACCGGCCAAGCCAAATGAATGGAACAATGTTTACTCGGTAACGTCCGCCGCCGTTGAGAAATTAACACTCTCTTATGCCGAGACATATGGGCTTGATACTCGGATATTGCGACTCTGGAATTTGTATGGTCCTGGTCAAAGTATATCGCCAGTTAGGAAAATGGTTCCGACTTTCTTCGCTCAGGCAATAATAGGAAATCCAATTGAGATTTTTGGCGATGGAGATGAGGAAGTGCGGCTGATTTACATCGAGGACGCTGCAAAGACGATATTGTCAACAATGTTTTCAAATTTACCTAAGACGCCACTTGAGATTTCCGCTTCGACAAAGTTAACGGTAAGTGATGTTGCAAAAAAAATATTGAGTGTAACAAAATCAAACGCAGCTATTGAAAACATTAAGATGAGGCGTGGTGAGCAATCCGGTATGTATTTCTCCTCTCTTCCCGCAGTTGAGGGGTTTATAAATAATAATTTCTATACTTCCATTAATGAGGGTATTGAAAAATCATATGAATGGTACTCAAATATAAGCTTTAATGAATTGAAGATTGAATTAAAAAAAATCTCGATGGATTTGAAATGA
- a CDS encoding phytanoyl-CoA dioxygenase family protein → MHPLVTQAHIDAFQRDGVVLIEGLFADHIETIRAGIEMNMEQPGPYAAENLKAGEDGRFFDDYCNWTRIPQFEEVIRKSPAAEVAADLMQSRRVQVFHDHVLVKEPGTSKPTPWHQDGPYYFVDGIQNVSFWSPMDVVTEASLRCVAGSHLWEKPVLPTRWLSEETFYPDEDAYMPVPDPDAEGMDIREWSLKPGDAVAFNYAVLHGARGNSTQNRRRAFSLRLLGDDARYIERPGKTSPPYPGHDMKPGQVLREDWFPIIYQR, encoded by the coding sequence ATGCACCCGCTGGTTACCCAAGCCCATATTGATGCTTTTCAGCGCGATGGTGTTGTCCTGATCGAAGGATTGTTCGCCGACCATATCGAGACCATCCGTGCCGGCATCGAGATGAATATGGAGCAGCCCGGCCCTTATGCTGCTGAAAACCTGAAAGCAGGCGAGGATGGGCGTTTCTTTGATGATTATTGCAATTGGACCCGCATTCCGCAGTTTGAAGAGGTCATCAGAAAGTCCCCGGCTGCGGAAGTTGCCGCTGATCTGATGCAGTCCCGGCGCGTGCAGGTTTTTCATGATCATGTGCTGGTCAAGGAGCCTGGCACCTCCAAGCCAACCCCGTGGCATCAGGATGGTCCCTATTATTTTGTTGACGGCATTCAGAATGTCAGCTTCTGGTCACCGATGGATGTGGTGACGGAAGCCAGCCTTCGCTGCGTTGCTGGCAGCCATTTGTGGGAGAAGCCGGTGCTGCCGACCCGTTGGCTGAGCGAAGAGACTTTCTATCCGGATGAAGATGCCTATATGCCGGTACCAGACCCGGACGCAGAAGGCATGGACATCAGGGAATGGAGCCTGAAGCCAGGCGATGCGGTTGCCTTCAATTATGCCGTTCTGCATGGCGCACGCGGTAATAGCACGCAAAACCGTCGCCGGGCCTTTTCACTTCGATTGCTTGGTGATGACGCCCGTTACATCGAACGCCCCGGCAAAACCTCACCCCCCTATCCCGGCCACGACATGAAGCCGGGCCAAGTCCTGCGCGAAGACTGGTTTCCCATCATCTACCAACGGTGA
- a CDS encoding LysR family transcriptional regulator translates to MLYLSIRQYEYVIAVADAGSLTEAASRLNVSQPSLSVAISRVEDVVGSKIFVRRKGATIKITPFGHHFLSNARTLLDNAKLLEQGHEVTRPFILGCFEDLAPWHLASSLETLRHHFPNITFEGVAGRFSELASGLEEGRIDLALSYDIGFDAKYERQIIKRAAPVAFVASDHPLAARSELQLQDLESHQLIFFEESLSNQFMRELLDRLHITPSIAPPVRSLELMRSMAAHGNGVGISYSRPPSDVCYDGTSLVTLPVITSEAEVDIKLIWSNLLETAPWFTKALTLLGEPPESKVRHIERRAPNEL, encoded by the coding sequence ATGCTATATTTATCCATCCGCCAGTATGAATATGTAATTGCCGTTGCTGATGCAGGAAGTCTGACGGAAGCGGCCTCTCGTTTGAATGTATCCCAGCCCTCCCTATCCGTTGCCATTAGCCGGGTCGAGGATGTGGTGGGATCGAAAATCTTCGTACGGCGCAAGGGAGCCACGATCAAGATCACCCCGTTTGGGCATCACTTTCTCTCCAACGCACGCACCTTACTGGACAATGCCAAACTGCTTGAACAAGGGCACGAAGTCACCCGGCCCTTCATTTTGGGATGCTTTGAAGACCTGGCCCCTTGGCATCTGGCCTCGTCTCTGGAGACACTGAGACACCACTTTCCAAATATAACATTTGAGGGCGTGGCAGGACGATTTTCAGAGCTGGCATCGGGGCTGGAAGAGGGGCGCATCGATCTCGCCCTTTCCTATGACATTGGCTTTGACGCAAAGTATGAGCGGCAGATCATCAAAAGGGCCGCACCGGTGGCTTTCGTTGCCAGCGACCATCCGCTTGCAGCGAGATCTGAGCTTCAGCTGCAGGATCTGGAGTCCCATCAACTGATCTTCTTCGAAGAGAGCCTCTCGAACCAATTCATGCGCGAGCTGCTGGATCGATTGCACATCACGCCCAGCATTGCCCCGCCGGTCAGATCGCTGGAGCTGATGCGTTCCATGGCAGCACACGGAAATGGCGTCGGCATCAGCTATTCCCGCCCGCCCAGCGATGTCTGCTATGATGGAACGTCCCTTGTGACGCTGCCTGTCATCACGTCGGAAGCAGAGGTCGACATCAAACTGATCTGGTCCAATCTGCTCGAGACGGCTCCATGGTTCACAAAAGCCCTGACGCTTCTTGGCGAGCCACCCGAATCTAAAGTTCGCCACATTGAGCGGCGAGCACCGAACGAACTTTAG